In the Tribolium castaneum strain GA2 chromosome 1, icTriCast1.1, whole genome shotgun sequence genome, one interval contains:
- the LOC135266407 gene encoding uncharacterized protein LOC135266407 — protein MGRHRYRGNVDSDDSDSSDDEPRPKRSAPGVSTTVNSPPVSAESARIARLEQLVENLNRRLLNRNFEHTSGQVGIKSDLIPEFAPGNPNFSTTKWLHKIDQLALVNGWDERTTIYGMISRLKGLAKEWYDNLDPSAYDRSWDEWKRLLQATFPDHHDYASTLRKLVNRVKEDGETWAQYYFGKLNLLQACDITGTNAVSCLIDGITDVTLRNGARAGRYVTPESLYAEYLSTLRSEGDKRDTLAKQAPRERRRFLPSRVEAQKLYSSVRCYNCRNRGHVATKCPKPKIECKKCGRIGHVDAECQRGNVVKENMSKQALTTSVADASNNKNYYIDIKVNGKPTRAYIDSGAEPVLVKQSVAGELGLMWQPSLHLIRGYGQGITKVHGGVEVELEVDLVKANVKALIVEDSAQRVPVIVGQTFLNAGANTIIANEEAVRVVDGNNESIQAFLGQLPTRKVALWAEEETVIPPQSIGCIRIKAKDDGWKGAYYVEGCQRPRPGFEHVVHRCVTCDGGLVTVRNLSHQDLVYRKAQIVARAEPCEQERTATTKHRWFPEDVEHGSVADC, from the exons ATGGGGCGTCACAGGTACCGAGGAAATGTGGACTCGGACGACTCGGACTCAAGTGACGATGAGCCACGGCCGAAAAGGTCCGCGCCTGGGGTCTCCACTACAGTAAATTCACCCCCAGTTTCGGCCGAGTCCGCTAGAATCGCGAGACTTGAGCAACTTGTGGAAAACTTGAATCGACGTTTGCTAAACCGCAATTTTGAGCACACATCAGGACAAGTTGGCATTAAAAGTGACCTGATTCCTGAATTCGCTCCAGGAAACCCCAATTTTAGTACCACTAAGTGGTTGCATAAAATTGACCAGTTGGCTCTCGTGAACGGTTGGGACGAACGTACAACGATTTACGGCATGATAAGTCGACTCAAGGGGTTGGCCAAGGAGTGGTACGACAATCTCGATCCCTCAGCATACGACCGGAGCTGGGATGAATGGAAACGTTTGTTACAAGCCACCTTCCCCGATCACCACGATTATGCTTCCACACTTCGTAAGCTAGTGAATAGGGTGAAGGAAGATGGTGAAACCTGGGCACAATattattttgggaaattaaATCTGTTGCAGGCTTGTGACATAACAGGAACAAATGCAGTCTCCTGTCTTATTGATGGAATCACTGACGTGACTCTCAGAAATGGGGCTAGAGCAGGGCGTTACGTTACACCCGAAAGCTTGTACGCTGAGTATTTGTCGACTCTGAGATCCGAAGGTGACAAGCGGGATACGCTCGCAAAGCAGGCGCCTCGGGAAAGGAGGAGGTTCCTTCCAAGTCGAGTCGAAGCACAAAAACTGTATTCGTCAGTTCGGTGTTACAATTGTCGTAATCGAGGACATGTTGCGACAAAGTGCCCGAAACCAAAAATTGAGTGCAAGAAATGTGGTCGCATTGGACATGTGGATGCTGAGTGCCAACGTGGTAACgtagtaaaagaaaacatgTCTAAGCAGGCACTAACGACAAGTGTAGCTGACgcaagtaataataagaattattaCATAGACATTAAGGTCAATGGTAAGCCGACGCGAGCTTACATTGACTCAGGAGCTGAACCGGTCCTTGTCAAGCAAAGTGTTGCTGGAGAATTGGGACTGATGTGGCAGCCAAGTTTACATTTGATTCGTGGTTATGGCCAGGGAATCACCAAAGTGCATGGGGGAGTCGAAGTAGAGCTAGAAGTGGATCTTGTCAAGGCAAACGTAAAAGCTTTGATCGTCGAAGACAGTGCACAACGTGTGCCTGTCATAGTGGGACAGACCTTCCTGAATGCGGGTGCTAATACGATTATAGCAAATGAGGAAGCTGTGAGAGTAGTTGACGGAAACAACGAATCGATCCAAGCATTTCTAGGCCAACTTCCGACACGAAAAGTTGCACTTTGGGCGGAAGAGGAAACAGTGATCCCTCCTCAATCCATTGGTTGCATACGAATCAAGGCAAAAGACGATGGGTGGAAAGGAGCTTATTACGTTGAAGGGTGTCAACGTCCGAGACCAGGGTTCGAACACGTTGTTCATCGGTGTGTCACATGTGATGGAGGCCTAGTGACCGTTCGCAATCTATCGCACCAAGATCTGGTCTATCGAAAGGCGCAAATCGTTGCGAGAGCTGAGCCTTGCGAGCAGGAAAGGACAGCTACGACG AAACACCGGTGGTTCCCCGAGGACGTGGAACACGGAAGCGTGGCCGACtgttaa